The genomic region ATGGCAGTATATGAGTATTGAAGCCGGGATTAATAATGTTTTTGATAAAAATTATAGGTTAGTCGAAGGATATCCGGAAGAAGGCCGGAATTTTTTTGTGACACTTCGGATTTTTAAGAACTAAAAAAAGACCGGTTGCTGAGGCCGGCCTTTCGTTTTAAATAAAACCTGATAAATAAAAAAAATGAAAGTATAAGTGTCAATTATCAATAAACCGGATTCGTTTGTCATTAATACGTACGCACCGATATGAATTCTGACTGGTAATCGTTACAAATGAAAAACATATTCTAAAAACGAATAATTTTTTGCCTGAAAAGTAAAGCTATTTGCGCTAAAAATACCGGATTATTTTAGAAGGAATGGCGTGAATAAAAGATACCTACAACAGGTTTACTTGAAAAAGGAATAAACCAGACATTATATAGACCGAAACAGACACTCTTTTTAGCCGTCGCGATTCACTTTTTATTGTAAGAGCACTTCCCTTTGTGTCGAATTATAAAAGCTACAATTTTGGGAGTTGGAAAACAGGTCTAAATGCCGTTTAAATTATGTTAATTTATTGGGTAATTCGTTTTTGCTTCAATTTTAATACTATATATTTGTATGCTTTTTTACAGAGCAATCTAACAAACAAACAAAAGTAAGTTGTAAATTATTAAATAGTATGGCAACAGCACAAAAGCCGAAGGCTAGCATGTATGAAAATGTTAAGAATCAGTTTGAAAAAGCTGCTTCTGTGATGGGACTGGATGAGACTGTTAAAAAAATCCTTTCTGTTACGAATAACGAAATTGTTGTTCATTTTCCGGTGAAAATGGATAACGGAACAGTCGAAATGTTCACAGGGTACAGAGTACAACACAATAATGTTTTAGGTCCTTACAAAGGAGGTTTGCGTTATCACGCAACGGTTGACATCGATGCTGCAAGAGCATTGGCTACCTGGATGACATGGAAAACATCTTTGGCCGGCCTTCCGTATGGAGGTGGTAAAGGTGGTATCCAATTGGATCCGAAAAAATATTCACAAGGCGAATTAGAGCGTATCACGCGTCGTTTTGCGTATGCATTAGGAGATAATATTGGTCCGGAGCATGATATCCCGGCACCGGATGTGAATACCAATGCACAAATGATGGCTTGGATTGCTGATACCTATATGTCGACAAAAGCACCGGCTGAGCGTTCTAAAAACCAACACGTTGTTACAGGTAAGCCTGTAGGATCAGGAGGTTTGGAAGGTAGAGACCGTGCTACTGGTTTTGGTGTAGTAGTAACATTGGAATCTTGGGCTAAATTAAGAGGAACTTCTTTAGAAGGTAAAAAATATATCGTTCAGGGGTTTGGTAACGTAGGATACTGGGCAGCTCACTTTATGAATAAAAACGGAGCTATCCTTGTTGGTGTTCAGGATGCAACCGGAACGATTTACAACCCGGAGGGAATTGATCCGGAAGCTTTATTGCGTTTCCAGGCCGATAACAATACCATTTCCGGATACAAAGGTACTCAGGATTATAAAGCAGATGAATTCTTTGGAATTGACTGTGATATCGTGATCCCGGCTGCTTTAGGTAACCAGATTACTGCAGAAAACGCTGATTCTATCAAGGCTCAGGTTATCGCTGAAGGAGCTAATGGTCCTATCGATACCGATGGTGAAACAATCTTATTAGCAAAAGGAATCGAAATTATTCCAGACATCTTATGTAACTCAGGAGGTGTAATCGGAAGTTATTTCGAGTGGTTACAAAACCGTAACGGAGAAATCTGGACTATGGATGACGTAATCATCAAATTAAGAAAAAAACTGGAAGATGCATTCAGCAAAGTAGTTTTAACGGGAAGTCAGTATAAAACAGACTGGAGAACGGCTGCTTATGTTCAGGCATTAGCCCGAATTGAAATGGCATACAAACAAAGAGGTATTTTCCCATAATTGGGTAGAACATATTATAAGAAAAGGGGCTGACTCACTTTTGAGTCAGCCCCTTTTTATTTATTTGATCAGGTGACTTAGTGCCATACAAAACCATCCGAAAAATAACAGCAAACCACCAATTGGCGTTATGGGACCGAGAAATTTTAATTTTTTACCGCCAATGCTGCTCAGGCATAAACCGTAAATGCTAAATGAGAATAAAAACGTACCAATTATAAAAAAACAGGCTGTCAGAGTTTCAATTGTTTTTGAAAAAGTGAATAGATTGCTGATAAAAACCAATGCCAATGCATGGTACATCTGGTATTTTACTCCGGTTTCAAAACTGTTGAGCGATTTGGTACTTAGTTTCTTTTGTAGGATATGTGCTCCAAAAGCTCCGAAAATAACGGCTAAACCGCCATAGCAGGCACCAATAGTGAGTATGGTCTCTTTCATAATTGTTCGTTGTTTGGTGGGAAAGTAGTTTTAGTATTACAAATATAAGCGGGAGAAGCCAAACCACCAATTAAAATTCTTAAATCTGCATTTAGTATCTTTGCCGGATGAACGGGAAAGTGTACAATAAAAACAATTTTTTTAAGCATACCTTTTGTATTTTTAAGGAGGTTGCTCCCGATGCGGTACAAGAAAAAAAGTTTCATTATACGAGTAAATCGGGTAGTAGTTATTGTTTTACAGAGGAAGGTGTATACCGAAATTCCAACCATTGGGGAAGAGCGGCCAATTGTCGTTGGCGTTTAGTGCCTTTGGAAGATGGAAAAACGAACAATAGTGTCGCCAAAACCGGCTATGCCAAATGGACGGATTTTTATCCGAATAATGAAACCGAAAATTTGTTTTATATCGAATGGAATCCCGAAACCGATGCCATTCATTTCCAACATAAATCGAACCCGGAATACAACGGTAAGGCCGTTTTGCGCAATGCTGCCGAAACCACCAAACGTATACAATTGATCAAAAAACTTTTGGAAACCGATAGCTGGGCCGATTATCTTAAGTATGACGATTTTGAGGCTTTACGAAAAACGATAACGGAAGCTTTGATCACCACCAATAAAACCCTGCAACAAATCAAACAACCCTTTTTGTAATGAGTCGGCAAAATCAAGAAAATCGAAAAAAGCACAGTAAAAAAATCAACGAAAAACGGTTGCGGGAACAACGTTCGGAATCCGATCGTAAAGCAAAACTAAAATTGATTCTGCAAAAATTTAATTCCGATACTAATGAATCCTAATTGTTATTGCGGGAATCCGATTCCGTTTTCCGACTGTTGCGAACCGTATATTAAAGGAATTAAAGCGGCGCCTACTGCCGAAACACTAATGCGTTCCCGGTATTCGGCCTATGCGGTTCATGCGATTGAGTACCTACTCAAAACGACGCATATTTCACAACGTAAATACCATTCGAAAAAAGACATCGAACAATGGGCGGTAACCAACCAATGGGTAAAACTGGAAGTCCTTCAATCCACCGAAAAAACAGTGGTGTTTAAAGCCTATTTTCTGGATGCGGCGTTACAGCCACAGGTGCATCATGAAAAATCTACTTTTAAACAACAAAACGGGCATTGGTTTTATGTAGACGGAAAATTCTACTAAAACTATTTCTTAATGGAATAATGATCGAATACGGCTTTGGATACCCGAGCGATAATCGCATTGTTGGTTGTATCGTCTTCCATGGAGTCTTTTACGAATACGGCTATGGCGTAGGTTTGTCCGCCGGGTAGAAAAACAATTCCGATATCGTTTTCGGCTGCTTTTAAACCTTCTTTACTGCGGAAGGAACTACCGGTTTTATGCGCCACAAGTATATCTTTAGGCAAAAGACCTTTTATCTTATCCGGGCCGGTTTTGGTGCTCAACATTACATTTAGCAAATAATCATAGGAAGTAGGGGAAAGGATTTTCATCTGATAAAATTGCTGTAGCAATTGTACGGCCGCCCATGGTGATGTTGTATTGAGATACTGATTTTCCCATTTTTGGTGCATTTCTTCTTCCGTAGCAGCAATACGCGTGTCTTTTATTTTTAGGTTTTTGATATAACGATCTACTTTTTTGGTGCCACCGGCGAGTCGGAATAGGATATCACAGGCATTATTATCGCTTAGGGAAACCATATAACTTAAAAGTTCGCTTAGTTTGATGTTAATATTACCATACGGGTAATTTTCGCGAAGCGGACTATGGGTGTTTTCTAATAATTCGGATTTTTTTACAAAAATCTCCTGATCCAGTTTTAACGTGCCTTTGTCAACCAGATGTAAAACAGCCAGTGCGACATGAAATTTATACACACTCAGCGTTGGATAATCCGGTGTGTTGTTAAAGGTTACTGTATCTTTTGTCGTAAAATTATACACGGCAATACCAATGGTCACTTTTTTATCTTTTACAATTTCCTGGAATTGCGCTTTTAATCGGTTGGTTTGTGCTAATAGGCTGCTTCCGAAGAAGAAAACGAGAATAACCGGTAAAATTTTAAAGAATTTCATGCTTGAGTAGGATTGAGTATAACGTTTTGGTCTTCGCGACTGTAGTAGAAATTGAATCTGAGTTAACTTTTTTTGTAATAATGTAGTTAGTACAGGTGAAGTGTGATTCTATAACTTATATGAGTAATAGAGTAAAAAACACTGTTAATAGCAGTATTAATCTTATTCTCTATTCTCTTTTAGGTTAAGGGCTCTGACCAATCCTTCGTGAACTCGATATTCTGATGATGCAAGAAAGCCCTGTGAAGGATAAAAGCATTTAAATCTCCACTCTGTAGAACTTCCAAGTTTGAAACCTATGATAGAATTGTCAAATAAGAATTTTAAGTATTCAAAAATTTCGGAACTATTAGTGGCAGGTCTAAGTTTTTTTAATTCAACTTCAAACTCAGTAGTTGTAAAATTAGTAGATGCATTATTTCTTAAACTATTTAATAAGTCTGCTATAATTGGATTCTGAACACTCCATTCATCTAATATTTCTTGCCTTAACCATTCTGAATACCCAGGTTCAGCATTATAAATAGATGCTGAATCAATAGTTGTGAAAAATACTTCTGTGTCACCAAAAGGATCGTTTGCTTTATCTTTCATAGCATCAAGAATTCGACTTAAAAAAGCAATAACATCTCTAGGTCTCATCATTGTACGTTTTATGATGTAGTTAAATGGCTTTGCTCTTTGACGCATTTCTTTATTTTCAAAAAGATTTTCTGTATCTGAGAATAAATCTATTCCATTTTCTTGTGCAAAATGATTTACTCTAGCTAATATCATTTTTTGTATGGAGTTTCTATTCCAATGTAATAGTTCTCCACAATCTTCTCTGAGTTTATTTGAATCATTTAAGCTTAAAACTTCGAATATGTCTTCACGTAAAAATATTATGGGTCGTAAAAATCCTTTGTATTGGATTGTTAATGAATCGCATGCACTTACAAGACCTGCAATTACTTTTTTTGATGAATCATATGAGACTTCGTCCCATGCTTCATCAACTTTATCAAAGCATATGAAAATTCTAAAGTCTTTATTCTTAACAGATTGAAGAGCATTGTCTAGAAAGTTAATAAGATTTTCTATGTTTTCGGATAAGGACTGTTGGAGTGATTTATTACTTTTTACCTCATCGAATTCAATCTCTCCTCCTCCGAGTTCAAAAGAATCTAATGAACCTGATTCTAAATCAACGCCAGCTTTCGGTAATGAGAATTTAGATAATGATAAAATCTTTTTACCAATTATTTGATAAATTGTAGGAACTGGTGAATCAAATAATTTTTCTAATATTTTGTGAGCTCTATCAATTTTCTGAGGAATTGGTTGCTTTTTATTCTTGAAGTGTTCAGTTATACATTTGATTGCCTCTACAAGAATAACAAATTTCCAAGATTGACGATAAGAATGCGATTCTGCTTTGTCGCTATTTGTTAAAAGTGAATGGATATTCCAATTGTAATTGTCAAATGACAACGGAATTAAAACGTCATTGTCATTAATTGTATGATTTGGGTTTTCAGTCAAATATTTGAAGACAGCAGTTTTACCAGCTCCTTTTCTTCCTAATATCAAAAAGGATAAATTATCACTAACAATTTTTCTCAATACTCCATTATCGTAAAAATATTTTATAAGTAACTCATCTCTTTCTGCTGATACTTTTCCGAAGTCTAACCAATCAATTAAATTCATATGATGTATTTTTATGTAAAAATATAAATGTTTTTAATTTAACATGATATATTCTTACAAAGTTGTTAACATAGGTTTAAGTACTGCCACTAACATATAAGTTAAATAATTCTGAATATTTGTCCTGTGAAGATTTAATAAAAAAGCCTTTTAGCAGAAAACTAAAAGGCCTTATAATTTTATATATCGAACGATTATAGCTTATTCATATTTCCGGCTAAGGTTTCGATAAATTTACCGATAGGTCCTTTTACCATCATGGCCATCATCGGGTTAAATTCGCCTGTAAATAGCAATTGAACTTCCGAGGTATTTGCCGTTAACGTGTTGATGTTAGCGGTTAACGTAAAAGGTAATTTGTCGCTCGCTGCTCCTAAAACAACTTTGTTGGGCGCCACTTTATCTTTCATTTTTAATTTGATTTCCGGCATACCTTTTAATCCGAAGATAAAAGCGTTTTCATCCAATACTTCGAATTTAGCAATGTTTTCGGGCATTAATTTCTCAAAGTTTTTTACATCGGTAAGCGCATCAAATAAATACTGAGCGGATTTTTCTACGTTAACTTTTGGGCTTTCTAAATTCATATTCTGTATTGGTTTTTTGCTAAATTAGGTTTATTACACTTCGATTCCCCAGGTGGAAGGGTTCTGACGCCATTCTTTTAGGGTTTCGTGTTCTTCTTCGGTGATGTATTTTTTTTCAACAGCCGCTTCCAAAAGCGTGTCGTAATTTCCAAGCGTATAAAGGTCGACATTGGCCGCTTTAAAATTATCCTGAGCCAAATCAAAACCATAGGTAAAGATGGCCACCATTCCTTTTACATTCGCTCCGGCTTCTTTTAAGGCTTCAACGGCCATTAAACTACTTTTTCCGGTACTGATCAGGTCTTCGATAACCACTACGTTTTGTCCTTTTTGTAAAAAACCTTCCACCTGATTCTGACGACCGTGTTTTTTAGGTTCCGGGCGTACGTAAACGAAAGGAAGTCCAAGGTATTCCGCTACCAGTATTCCAATACCAATAGCTCCGGTTGCCACTCCGGCAATCACATCGGGCTTGCCAAATTCTTTTTCAATATGTTTGGCAAATTCGTCACGGATATAATTCCGGATCGGTGGAAATGAAAGCGTTATACGGTTATCGCAATAAATTGGCGATTTCCATCCAGAAGCCCATGTAAAAGGATTTTTTGGATTTAATTTAATTGCGTTTATTTGTAAAAGCAATTCGGCAGTTTTTTTAGCTGTGTCTGTATTAAAAATCATAGTACAAATGTATAAAGTTTTTGTGAACGACAAACCACTTTTCTTGACAAATCAAATTGTTAAAGAAACCGATTTTCAGCTTTTTCTTTTGGAAAGTGTGGATATCAAGCAAGTTATTGTAAAAATGTTTCAGAATAAGATTCCAAAAGCTTTTTTGTATTATCCTGATGAAAAGGAAATTATGAAAAAACTAAAAGCCAAAATTCCGGTGGTAAAAGCCGGTGGCGGATTGGTTTACAATAAAAAAGGCGAGGTGCTTTTTATCTTCCGGAACGGGAAATGGGACCTGCCAAAAGGAGGCATCGAAAAGCGGGAGGAAATCGACGAAACAGCCATCCGTGAAGTAGAGGAGGAAACCGGCGTAACCGGTTTGAAGATTGTGCAAAAACTGCAAAAAACCTATCATATTTTTAAACGAAACGGTCGTTATAAATTAAAAGTGACCCATTGGTTTGAAATGAAAACGGATTTTGATGGTATTCCGAAGGGTCAGATTGAAGAAGGTATCGAAAAAGTCGCCTGGTTAAAACCGAATGAAATCAAAGAAGCACTGACCAATTCCTATGAAAACATCAAATTATTGTTCGAAACCGAAAAGGTAACTGAATAAAAAAAGCCGGAATCTCCGGCTTTTTTTAATGTACAATGCGATAAACTGGATATTGCATATGTGATTTTTCGTAGTATTTCGAATTGCGGTAGACCCAATCCAGTTGCGCTTCGCCGCTATTTTCAAATTTAGGGTCGCTTTTTCGCTTTTCGTCCAGTGCTTTTTTCAGTTCCGGATTGTCCAGTAGCAATTGCTTGGCCACATCTTCAAAAACATAAGGCGAATAGTATTCCTTTTGCTGTAAAATCGCATCAAAGAAATTCCAGTTAAAATACGAATCTACGGCTTCGGGTTCCAAAGTTTCCAATAGGAATTTGACATTCTTTTGTTGCGTTGGAATCAGAAAATCTCCTTTTTTAAAAGCTTGTTTTACCGTGGTTTTCACGACATTGGTATTCGAATGGGCATAATGACCTTCGAAAGCAGAATTTCCGGTTTTATAATCGGCTATTCGATAGCTTTCAACCGTGATAATACTATCCTGTTGCAGGCGTTTCATGGCGATATTGTTGAGTTGTAGCAAATCGGTTACATTCCACCATTGTTTCGGAATGACGTAATATTCCGGAATAGTGACCTGTTTTTTCGGTTTATAAAGCTCATAATACGGAATCATTTTTTTGAAAGGTTTACTCCGATCATAATACAAACGCAGTTTGCCCGAAACGTCGCTTGGTTTGTAGTTGCCTTCATAACCCAAAAACGGAATCTGAGTCACTTTAGCCGAATCGATTTCCCATTCTACCGTATATTTTGCATTGGGTTTATAAGCTTCCAGGGTTTCCCGGCGGATGTTTTTTATCGTCTGATAATGCGCGTCTGTATAACGAAGCGTACTCAACATATAGTCGTACGTCACTTTTACGCGATCGCTGTATTTTTTTAGCATATGGGTTTCGACCATAGCGCCAAATGAATTGAATAAAGACGCATAACCGGTCGAAAAACGAGCGGTTTCCATATTTTTAGCAAAACCGTTTTCCGGTGTTTTATTGTAAATGTTCACATAAGGTACCGGTTCTATTTTTTTGGATTGCAGGTCTTTTAAAATGGCCGGGTACATTTCGCTGTTAAAATAGGTTCCGGCTTTTCCGCCTAATTTCTGATAGTGTGTCGCAATATAGGTTAGTGTATACTGGTAATCAGCACCGTTACTGACATGGTTGTCGATAAAAACATCCGGATAAACCAATTGGAAGATTTCAGCAAAACTGCGGGCGTTTCGGGTATCCGATTTGATAAAATCCCGGTTCAGATCATAATTGCGGGCATTACCACGAAAACCAAAAGATTCCGGCCCGTTTTGGTTGACACGCGACGTGGAATTCCGGTTTAGCGCACCACCGATATTATAAATCGGAATCGTTACCACAACCGTATTTTTTGGAAGCGCAATTTTTCCGGTGGCCAGATCGCGGAACAGCATCATCGTGGCATCAATACCGTCGGGTTCTCCGGGATGAATTCCGTTGTTGATCAAAAGAATGGCTTTGTCTTTTTGAAGCGATGGAAAGTCAAAAGATTTTCCGGGGTTAAAAGTTACGATATGCAATGGTTCGCCGCTGTCGGTTAATCCCATCGTTCGCATGGAAACGCTTTCAAAGTTTTGGTCCAGCATTTCATAGTAAGCTATGGTTTCTTCGTAGGTAGCCGTCTGATTTCCATTGCCTTTTTCGTAGGGTGTTGCATACTTTTGCTGTGCCAGTAATGGAAGGCATTGTAGCAAAAAAAGAAATACAATTTTATATGTTTTTTTCATTCGAATAGTGCGGTTTATACTTTTTGTATTTGTTCGTGGTAAAAGTAAGATTTATTGCGTTGTAAATTATCTGATTTTCGAATAAAAGGGGCACGTATTATTATTGAAATTATAAGTCAAAATCGAAATTTGAAGGAGCAACTTTTTTATTAATTAGATTGTGTTTTGGGAGTATAATTTTTAATTACTCTTTTTTATAGGATATTTCGTTAAATTAACTACTTTTTTTAGGGAATTATTTTTTTTATGATTAGATTCGCGTTTGTAACTCAAAAAACATTTAAACATGAAAAAAATTACTCTTTTAGTATTATTTTGTTTAACATCCCTTGCTATAAATGCACAAACTGTGCTAACTCATTCGAGTTCTCAGGCAATTGATGGTAATACTGTAGCGTGTGGAAACAGCAGTACTGGTACATCTAGTGACAACCGTTATTACAGAGCTTTTAATCTGACTGCAATGGGGGTGACTTCAAGTTTTAATTTATCCGCTATTCAGTTTGGAGTAGCGTCATTAACAGCTCCAAGTGGTTATGTAGTAACCGTTAAGGCGTATTCAACTACAGCTACTTTCCCTACAGGATTCCCTGCTACGGGATATACATTGTTAGGACAGGCAGACTATACGGTTCAGGCGGCTAATGTTGGAACCATTGTATCGGTGCCGCTAACAGCTACGGTTCCTGCTAATTCAACATTGGTAGTTGAAGTAGGATATGCAGCCGGAGCAACCGGAGTGCGAATCAGTTTAGGATCGAATACAGCACCACAAACCGGACCAAGTTATATTGCTTCAACAGCTTGTAGTATTGCTACTCCTACAGACGTAGCGGCGATTAACTTCCCGGATGTACACATGGTGATCAACGCTGTTGGAACAACGCTTGGTGTGAATGAATTCGCTTCAAAATTAGTATCTGTTTTCCCGAACCCAACTTCAGGTTCTCTAACTGTGCAAATGCCTAACGAATTGCAAATTAACAAAGCGGCTTTAGTAGACGTATCCGGAAAACAATTTGCCGTTTCGGTAAACAACGGAAATACTATTGATATTTCTGGATTCGCAACCGGAATCTATATGTTGAATTTAGAAACAGCAGAAGGTACTTTGGTTAAGAAAATTGTAAAACAATAGTCAACCGATACCCTATAAAAAATAAAAGTCGCCCTAGGGCGACTTTTTTATTTTAGAACTACCGAATCGGGCACCAGGACACGATAATTACCGTTATTCCGGATCACATCGCGAACAATACTGGAACTGATATAAGATGTGCTGGCAGCAGTTAATAAAAAGACCGTTTCAATCTGTGATAGCTTACGATTGGTATGTGCAATGGCTTTTTCGAACTCGAAATCGGCCGGATTGCGAAGCCCACGTAAAATAAATTGTGCATTTAGTTTTTGACATAAATCAATCGTCAGACCGGTATAGGTAACCACACTTATCTTGGGTTCGTTTTGAAACGCATCAGTGATAAATTTCAAACGGTCTTCCAGCGAAAACATATATTTTTTTTCAGCATTTACACCAATGGCAATAACAATCTCATCAAATAGCGGTAAAGCCCGGTTAATGATGTCATAATGTCCGAGAGTAATCGGATCGAAAGATCCGGGAAAGATGGCTTTTCTCATATTATTTCAGGGCTAGTGTAATCGCGTTGTCAAATAAATCCGTAAGCGAAATTCCGGCTTCACGGGCTTGTTGCGGTAAAATACTTTCGGTGGTTAATCCCGGAATCGTATTCATTTCGAGCATATGCGGTTCGCCGTCTACAATGATAAACTCACTGCGCGAAAAGCCTTTCATTTTTAGCACTTCATAGGCGCGTTTGGCCACTGCATTTACTTTTTCGGCTAGTTCCGGAGCAATTCGAGCCGGAGTGATTTCCTGTGATTTTCCAAGATATTTGGCTTCATAATCAAAGAAATCGTTTTCGGAAACAATCTCCGTTATCGGTAAAACGGTAATCGTTCCTTTATAGTTGATCACACCAACAGAAACTTCGGTTCCGTCAAGGAAACTTTCGATGATGATCTCGTTATCTTCTTTATAGGCATTTTCGATGGCCGGTAATAATTCGGCTTCGGTTTTTACTTTGGAAATACCAAAACTGGAACCCGATTTATTTGGTTTTACAAAACACGGCAAGCCTACGGTTTTGATAATGGTAGCTGTGTCGACAGCATCACCCAGATTCAAATAGTAGGAAGTAGCGGTTTTGATACCATAGGGCTTTAAAACCGATAACAGGTCACGCTTGTTAAATGTTAACGCCGCCTGATAATAATCACAGGACGTTTGCGGAATTCCTAATAACTCAAAATAGGCCTGCATGAGTCCGTCTTCACCCGGAGTACCGTGAATGGCATTAAAAACAACATCAAACGATAGGGTGTTCCCCTGGTAGGCTACGGTAAAATCATGACGGTTTACCGGATATTCGGTATTATTGTCGTCGACCATTATCCATTTGTCTCTGAAAATATGGATACGATAGGCGTTATATTTTGTTTTGTCTAAAAAAGAATAGACCACATTTCCACTGGTAAGGGAGATTTGGTACTCGCTGGAATAGCCTCCCATGATAATGGCAACATTTTTCATTTTGTTCCGTTTGAATAATGAGTTAGTATACTACAAAAGTATTATTATTTGTTGAATCATGTTGGTTTGTGATATAAAATATAAGGGGTTATGAAAGTAAAACCTCCAGTATTTTATATATTTGCCAAAATTCGAATATCTATGAGCTGGAAAAAGTTTTTAACTAGTTTTACATTCTTTAAGCATTTAGCATTAGCATTAATTATTATCATTGTTTTTGTGGTTTTGGTAATGCAATGGCTGGGTTATGCCACCAATCACGGGGAAGAAATTCCGGTGCCGAATCTGGGCAAAATGAGCGTTGAAAAAGCCGAAGAAAAATTAAACGATATCGACCTGGAAATCCATTTGCTGGATACGGTTGATTTTAGAGCGGATTTCCCGCCATATTCGATCGTAGAACAGGATCCGCTTCCGGGTGTAACGGTAAAAGATGGTCGTAAAGTCTATGTGAAAGTAAACTCCGGTGGCTATTCGCAGGTAACGGTTCCGGATCTGATCCAGAAAACGTATCGTCAGTCATTGTCGACGCTACGGGCATTAGGATTGGACGAAGGTACGGTTAAGTATGTGTCGTATATGGCGAAAGATGTGGTTTTGGAAATGAAACAAAACGGAAAACCGTTAAAAGCCGGCGATAAAGTATTAAAAGCATCTAAAATTGATTTGGTTTTGGGTGACGGTAAAACCGGATATGTAGAGGAAACAACAACGGATAGTATTCCGGTAAAAGAAAAGACAACAGAAAGTAATGCAGAATAATAATATTGAGGATGCCGATTTAGAAGGCGAATTATTTGAACATTATCGGTTCGAAGCAGCCAAAGGTCAGGCGCCTTTGCGAGTGGATAAGTTTTTGATGAACCTTGTTGAAAATGCGACAAGAAATAAAATTCAGCAGGCGGCCACCAACGGAAATATCTTTGTAAACGATATTCCGGTTAAATCCAATTATAAAGTAAAAGCGTTCGATGTGGTGCGCGTTCTGATGGAACAACCGCCATTCGAAAATATAATCATTCCGGAAAATATCCCGCTGGATATTGTCTATGAAGATGATCAATTATTGGTAATCAACAAACCAGCCGGATTGGTAGTTCACCCGGGACACGGCAATTATACCGGTACATTGGTGAATGCCTTGGCCTATC from Flavobacterium sp. WV_118_3 harbors:
- a CDS encoding Glu/Leu/Phe/Val dehydrogenase, translated to MATAQKPKASMYENVKNQFEKAASVMGLDETVKKILSVTNNEIVVHFPVKMDNGTVEMFTGYRVQHNNVLGPYKGGLRYHATVDIDAARALATWMTWKTSLAGLPYGGGKGGIQLDPKKYSQGELERITRRFAYALGDNIGPEHDIPAPDVNTNAQMMAWIADTYMSTKAPAERSKNQHVVTGKPVGSGGLEGRDRATGFGVVVTLESWAKLRGTSLEGKKYIVQGFGNVGYWAAHFMNKNGAILVGVQDATGTIYNPEGIDPEALLRFQADNNTISGYKGTQDYKADEFFGIDCDIVIPAALGNQITAENADSIKAQVIAEGANGPIDTDGETILLAKGIEIIPDILCNSGGVIGSYFEWLQNRNGEIWTMDDVIIKLRKKLEDAFSKVVLTGSQYKTDWRTAAYVQALARIEMAYKQRGIFP
- a CDS encoding DUF423 domain-containing protein; its protein translation is MKETILTIGACYGGLAVIFGAFGAHILQKKLSTKSLNSFETGVKYQMYHALALVFISNLFTFSKTIETLTACFFIIGTFLFSFSIYGLCLSSIGGKKLKFLGPITPIGGLLLFFGWFCMALSHLIK
- a CDS encoding YchJ family metal-binding protein, which gives rise to MNPNCYCGNPIPFSDCCEPYIKGIKAAPTAETLMRSRYSAYAVHAIEYLLKTTHISQRKYHSKKDIEQWAVTNQWVKLEVLQSTEKTVVFKAYFLDAALQPQVHHEKSTFKQQNGHWFYVDGKFY
- the bla gene encoding class A beta-lactamase, subclass A2, with protein sequence MKFFKILPVILVFFFGSSLLAQTNRLKAQFQEIVKDKKVTIGIAVYNFTTKDTVTFNNTPDYPTLSVYKFHVALAVLHLVDKGTLKLDQEIFVKKSELLENTHSPLRENYPYGNINIKLSELLSYMVSLSDNNACDILFRLAGGTKKVDRYIKNLKIKDTRIAATEEEMHQKWENQYLNTTSPWAAVQLLQQFYQMKILSPTSYDYLLNVMLSTKTGPDKIKGLLPKDILVAHKTGSSFRSKEGLKAAENDIGIVFLPGGQTYAIAVFVKDSMEDDTTNNAIIARVSKAVFDHYSIKK
- a CDS encoding SRPBCC family protein codes for the protein MNLESPKVNVEKSAQYLFDALTDVKNFEKLMPENIAKFEVLDENAFIFGLKGMPEIKLKMKDKVAPNKVVLGAASDKLPFTLTANINTLTANTSEVQLLFTGEFNPMMAMMVKGPIGKFIETLAGNMNKL
- the pyrE gene encoding orotate phosphoribosyltransferase; amino-acid sequence: MIFNTDTAKKTAELLLQINAIKLNPKNPFTWASGWKSPIYCDNRITLSFPPIRNYIRDEFAKHIEKEFGKPDVIAGVATGAIGIGILVAEYLGLPFVYVRPEPKKHGRQNQVEGFLQKGQNVVVIEDLISTGKSSLMAVEALKEAGANVKGMVAIFTYGFDLAQDNFKAANVDLYTLGNYDTLLEAAVEKKYITEEEHETLKEWRQNPSTWGIEV
- a CDS encoding NUDIX domain-containing protein, with amino-acid sequence MYKVFVNDKPLFLTNQIVKETDFQLFLLESVDIKQVIVKMFQNKIPKAFLYYPDEKEIMKKLKAKIPVVKAGGGLVYNKKGEVLFIFRNGKWDLPKGGIEKREEIDETAIREVEEETGVTGLKIVQKLQKTYHIFKRNGRYKLKVTHWFEMKTDFDGIPKGQIEEGIEKVAWLKPNEIKEALTNSYENIKLLFETEKVTE
- a CDS encoding M14 family metallopeptidase, which gives rise to MKKTYKIVFLFLLQCLPLLAQQKYATPYEKGNGNQTATYEETIAYYEMLDQNFESVSMRTMGLTDSGEPLHIVTFNPGKSFDFPSLQKDKAILLINNGIHPGEPDGIDATMMLFRDLATGKIALPKNTVVVTIPIYNIGGALNRNSTSRVNQNGPESFGFRGNARNYDLNRDFIKSDTRNARSFAEIFQLVYPDVFIDNHVSNGADYQYTLTYIATHYQKLGGKAGTYFNSEMYPAILKDLQSKKIEPVPYVNIYNKTPENGFAKNMETARFSTGYASLFNSFGAMVETHMLKKYSDRVKVTYDYMLSTLRYTDAHYQTIKNIRRETLEAYKPNAKYTVEWEIDSAKVTQIPFLGYEGNYKPSDVSGKLRLYYDRSKPFKKMIPYYELYKPKKQVTIPEYYVIPKQWWNVTDLLQLNNIAMKRLQQDSIITVESYRIADYKTGNSAFEGHYAHSNTNVVKTTVKQAFKKGDFLIPTQQKNVKFLLETLEPEAVDSYFNWNFFDAILQQKEYYSPYVFEDVAKQLLLDNPELKKALDEKRKSDPKFENSGEAQLDWVYRNSKYYEKSHMQYPVYRIVH